ctcaaatgatttataatgaaGTTTTggctttttgcctattaattataaactcatttagttatgaagtcattctactattgtatcatgactgagctctcctcaacaacataccattacgaaagtaaCTACTTAGTGCttatccaatgaccttgtcataagtttgttaccctcataggatatccttgatctctttgggataatatctaTTCTtccaatatgatcatattttatctcatggtaaccattacatcttttttcatgaaaagtcaatcactatcaaatagtgatcaagtcatccatcacaaagatggACGACCCATGGCCACgcttacttttcatcaaccatgctttgggctatgaattccactgttgtgaatggcacatactacagaagtcgaatacccaacgcaccagctttcagttccttatctatttgaattccggcttttacttacattaaagtgtacgagtcatgcatacatagtccaccatccacttaggatttaggtatgtTACACTATAAACATCACAAGTAAATAAATGCATAAATAGATTCAATATCTATTCTGCTTGGGTCTTGTCCGATGCATAAACAGATTAAGCTATATGTACTCCAAATAGGTTACCAAAGTGTTTCTCTCTCAGATTGATCAATGGGTTTTACATGCAGAAGGATTTCAGATGATTTTCAGAGAGGTTTCAACTGGTTTCTTTAGACGCTTGGTTTGCAAGAGAGGAGAGGTCTGTTCTAATGATTTTAATTTCTGGTTTTTGGAAactagtttgcttttattttctTTGGTTTTTATCGAAACTTTACAAAAATACCAATAACAATGCATAaatcacataaaataaataattaaaataattaacaatattatATATATGGTTTGAATAATACTTTTCCTTAGAGAATCAAAATTATGATgaagaaataaagaaagaatTACAACTTCAAATCGAATTTGCAAAACTGGACAACCTCCGATAAAACGTGCGGGCTTCCATTACAAAATATTCACACTGAATTTAATTTCCAAAAAAAGCTTCAATCTTCAATcctttattgttttttttttccgaaTTAAATACAAATGAAATAATGAGGGAATAGAAGCATACATTAATCAGGGAGAAATGTTGTCAAAGTTGTTCAGACGAAGGTATTTGAGCTCCAATGAAACCTGCCTTTCAATCTGAAGTTGTCGATGAAAATTTGCAATGAACATCTCAGCTCTCTTGTCAATATCATCCTCCGATGGATAACTTGTTATCCGAGCCAGTCGATTACAACAGTACCCCAAATATTCGGAATCATTGTCATCCGCACACGCCCTCAACCCTGGCCTATCCGTGAAGCTCAGCCTTTTGCTGCTCCGAGAAGTACCGATCATGGAAGCAATACGCCATCGATTCATATTGAAATTCAGCAATACTTTTACCTTGTTCACCGCCCTCCTTAGGCGGCTAAGCAAATACCACTTCTCCATTAACAACTTtgggtttaaggtttaatgtGTGTGGCGGAGCTATATATATGTTGGTAGAAGATAAGACAGGGTTTTAGATATATAATATAATGAGTTAAGGAAAAGGAAGGTGTTGAGTAAGttatgaagaaaaataaaaatgcgTATCAAAATGAAGTACCGTGTGGGGGTGACGATCTGATTTTTGTGCAAGATTAAGAGAATGTTGGGTCAAAAGTTTGATCCATTCTATAATATCATATGAAATAACAaggaattttcttt
Above is a genomic segment from Gossypium arboreum isolate Shixiya-1 chromosome 8, ASM2569848v2, whole genome shotgun sequence containing:
- the LOC108468699 gene encoding uncharacterized protein LOC108468699, producing the protein MEKWYLLSRLRRAVNKVKVLLNFNMNRWRIASMIGTSRSSKRLSFTDRPGLRACADDNDSEYLGYCCNRLARITSYPSEDDIDKRAEMFIANFHRQLQIERQVSLELKYLRLNNFDNISP